The Hymenobacter baengnokdamensis genome includes a region encoding these proteins:
- a CDS encoding beta strand repeat-containing protein, translating into MKLTLRLLTLLLLVLGARAGWANNTLTPGITANTAYSSGGSTITLSLTYTNTYNSGTDRPTVATRTVTGLPTGLTGVTFAGPGSANATYNSGAGTVTFSSLAPGLASGTNTLDFTISFVVPTGGISTFTATSAPTTATTNTNVNPTSVSVTVTQGTVDLATTLSGATRAVVGQTVYYQATTTNNGNATANSLVATITLANKPAANTVTVTGGTYDSATGIVSFTSTTLAAGASVVNTVSFVAQASPATVSGKAASTSATTDAAPADNNGSAASANITTTITPTGAAGTAAPCATAGKDGAATALSTTPNAYYPSTAAQTLTAGTTTTIAVGAARGAATTIAAGDLLLIIQMQGANLNTTNTDSYGDGVAGGSANGTTNFTAGTYEYITAASVNGGFSAAAGGTITLSTAVKNSYANAAATSTTGQRIFQVIRVPQYTNVTLAANILPVAWNGTTGGVVAIDVDGQLNLNGFTIDASGLGFRGGAGRQLGGDNSGTTTGTDYLLSASLNTGGTKGEGIAGTPRYVNDPAYATANNVLLDTRTATTGYPTLLPATLTDGYPGGDNGRGAPGNAGGGGTDAHPTSNDQNTGGGGGANGGQGGRGGNSWSSNNPVGGEPGAAFPASSSSQLVMGGGGGAGTTNDGTGTPGAGFASSGAAGGGIVMVRTGTLTGTGTILANGANANNTVNNDGGGAAALAALSS; encoded by the coding sequence ATGAAATTAACTTTACGATTACTCACTTTGCTGCTGCTTGTGCTGGGCGCGCGGGCGGGCTGGGCAAATAATACGCTCACACCGGGCATTACCGCCAATACTGCCTATTCTTCTGGTGGTAGCACTATTACCCTTAGCTTAACGTATACCAACACGTACAACTCAGGAACCGACAGGCCAACAGTAGCTACCCGTACTGTAACTGGTTTGCCAACCGGGCTGACGGGTGTCACGTTTGCTGGGCCGGGCAGTGCAAATGCAACCTATAACTCGGGGGCGGGTACGGTTACATTTAGCTCTCTGGCTCCCGGCCTAGCCTCAGGAACCAATACCTTAGACTTTACTATTTCATTTGTAGTGCCAACGGGCGGTATCAGCACTTTTACGGCTACCTCTGCCCCTACCACAGCTACTACAAACACCAACGTTAACCCGACTTCGGTTAGCGTGACGGTTACTCAAGGAACCGTTGACCTAGCCACTACTCTGAGTGGTGCCACTAGGGCAGTAGTGGGTCAAACAGTGTATTATCAGGCCACCACGACTAACAATGGAAACGCAACCGCGAACAGCTTGGTGGCTACTATCACCCTGGCTAATAAGCCAGCGGCCAACACGGTAACAGTAACCGGCGGCACCTATGATTCCGCTACGGGTATTGTTTCATTTACCAGCACAACGCTGGCGGCCGGAGCCTCGGTGGTAAATACTGTAAGCTTTGTTGCGCAAGCTTCTCCGGCTACGGTGAGCGGCAAGGCCGCCAGCACCTCGGCCACCACGGATGCGGCACCCGCTGATAATAATGGCTCGGCGGCTAGTGCGAACATAACTACTACCATTACTCCTACCGGCGCAGCCGGAACTGCCGCACCCTGCGCTACGGCTGGTAAGGATGGCGCAGCTACTGCGCTTTCGACTACCCCCAATGCTTATTATCCCAGTACGGCTGCTCAAACGCTGACAGCCGGTACTACTACGACTATTGCGGTGGGCGCGGCCCGCGGCGCGGCCACTACAATCGCCGCCGGCGACCTGCTGCTCATCATACAGATGCAGGGGGCCAACCTCAATACTACCAATACCGACAGCTACGGTGACGGCGTAGCTGGTGGCTCGGCCAATGGCACGACCAACTTCACGGCCGGCACCTACGAATATATCACGGCAGCCAGCGTCAATGGAGGCTTCTCGGCTGCGGCTGGCGGCACCATTACGTTGAGCACGGCCGTTAAGAACAGCTATGCCAACGCGGCAGCTACCTCTACCACGGGCCAGCGCATATTCCAGGTAATCCGGGTGCCACAGTATACCAACGTTACGCTGGCTGCTAATATCTTGCCGGTAGCCTGGAACGGTACTACGGGTGGTGTTGTAGCCATTGACGTAGACGGCCAGCTGAACCTGAACGGCTTTACGATTGATGCCTCGGGCCTCGGCTTCCGCGGTGGCGCGGGCCGTCAGCTTGGAGGCGATAACTCGGGCACTACTACGGGTACTGACTATCTCTTGTCGGCGAGCCTGAACACTGGGGGTACGAAGGGCGAAGGCATTGCCGGCACGCCGCGCTATGTCAATGACCCAGCCTATGCTACGGCCAACAACGTACTTCTTGATACACGTACGGCTACTACTGGCTACCCCACCCTGTTGCCAGCCACACTGACTGATGGCTATCCTGGCGGAGACAATGGCCGGGGCGCACCTGGCAATGCCGGGGGCGGGGGCACAGATGCTCATCCGACTTCCAATGACCAGAACACTGGGGGCGGTGGCGGTGCCAATGGGGGCCAGGGCGGCCGGGGTGGCAATTCCTGGAGCAGCAACAACCCCGTAGGAGGCGAGCCTGGCGCGGCATTCCCCGCATCTAGCAGTAGCCAGCTGGTCATGGGCGGTGGCGGCGGGGCGGGTACCACCAACGATGGCACCGGCACGCCTGGCGCCGGTTTTGCCAGTAGCGGCGCAGCCGGTGGGGGAATAGTAATGGTACGAACGGGCACACTTACTGGTACAGGCACCATCCTGGCCAATGGTGCCAATGCTAATAATACGGTAAACAATGATGGCGGTGGGGCGGCGGCTCTGGCGGCTCTATCCTCGTAA
- a CDS encoding right-handed parallel beta-helix repeat-containing protein: protein MKISSLLIFLLAWAAALLHPGGAQAQSAGGAFSCDGTFYQVRQSGNGATAFSVLYRVDRSTSTYTTNPITGGTYGTTGTLSVSGTNIVVNGLAYNSQDGFLYALTYPADNGTPTVVPHLYKMGLGGVQDLGATNLPIAQFATGSFDKTGHYYVTTRNSADATYRGNVYRFDLNSSNATPLNAATLLMKNATGGTVTTTATEDYFDIAYNPSDNKLYGTFADNVIYRLDLHDAAGNPTTGNTSTTVPTTAWITQIGTTAGTQAIGTSFFDISGRLFAYANGTVGTAGSGSFYIVNLASGAYTKLSSIDPVSNSDGASCINPNQRIDVTKELTNVVAVSATTFDVTYTIRVRNTGTVTDDNVQVSDFLSGTGATTANTTFPTATSTTITSAPVVTNLDGSSLAANTTTPFTGKTGAASLLSGTQPLTAGQRAVITYTVRVVFPAGNVPSTPQNNTAYATSTSGTSNDGYTQAAADGSLVTPNALEANDASTNSSTFPALRADLNDVGDTPSPTQLVFAPSISGTVFEDPNYGGGLGRSQNNAVGIGRSGARVELYTVNAGIATYNSFQTTTADGSYAFTGLTAGASYVVRVVNSTVTSSRGTGGLAVQTYRTKVTAATGTTPDPSRVGGEDPARGDAAQGSTGSTFTLLTTPTVGATIGTIPESQAPITLSVTSSPAVNVDFGYNFDLVVNTNDAGQGSLRQFITNSNALGGESALAQVYTATSGATTPLTSGVETSIFMLTDGQAHAGQLAGFTSQLTSGVAKITPATALPAISGPNTAIDGTTQLRDIGNTNTATLGTGGTVGTTGTALAQLSGPEVQLTGTSAVAFGLDIASTGTGTLVQGLAIYGFGNALDSNNGANIRSAANSVTITQNALGTTATAFAAPPTANNADNVRLTGGTSGVVVSNNLIGFSNSKGISINAGVTNVSVTGNEVRSNGLGGANYDGVDIQGSSATVTNNLFTGTSGQGIDGYRSPGSNSISGNTISDNGRGTATLAPGETPGVRIYGAGNTITQNIISGNYGAGIMLEGATNGGATAAASTTAISQNAIYNNGNVLARNGNAATGQVGIDLEATGDNEPAGTSPFVTLNSTTTTGANGLLNYPILRGATVTGSNLVVTGYSKAGATIELFIAQPNPSAVNATGANFGQGKTYLLTLTEGATTGIVDANASTSNYSGNINGFNQGSGTGASAFTFSIPLSSLPAGVLTNGTLAPGTLLTSTATLANATSEFSGNVASSQLVANNVTNIAVLASSGAAVLNPNLSAVTDGAGVTISSYSVTDQTNLNGTLRYNGVAVTAATVITDLTKLTYQPTAGFSGTATFSYNAIDSNGATSNIATYTIPVTPVADVATVFAAGNPTSATASTALAFTVNFTNNGPSTAAGVTHSVQLPAGLGTVTASNGGSYNNATGLVTYSPSSTTLASAANLNSVITINSVPAGLSSLTAVSTIGTTSAETVTTNNTATTTIPVAPSFDLATTITGPTTLTVGALATYTVTTKNNGPSPIGIPAEGSTAATGAVQTVKLPTNLIGVFATNGGTYDKTTGIVTFPDVALASGQTVANTVSFSVGAATTFAVQALVAKTSTLTGTDTNAANDSAYLNGNASATNTVATGTAPAAPTAATPNTSANVYVTIAGPAQVTGGATATYTVTQGNSGPLDASGVQTQVALPTGLAAMTLTVDNGTLVNGTLSAGVISFGAAGTYTQATGILQLAALTAAQGPATAAQKTYQIGFPAPTTLPNYTAAASVSSTTADIMPSDNVAMTQTEVKPVTDVVIALNNVSLTASGTAYVDDASHNLTAGQTISYAVQATNASTVAARNVQQTVALAPTLDATTLRVNGAAGTLSGSLYSFTGGATYNAGTGVVTLPAIPELVGGATQATSVSFTIPAPNTSGIFTMPAQASISTSTPESNTANNAAALSTRIASAQDVAVNLSGPAQATIGNPVLYTVATTNNGPAANGTQTTTVTLPFDLDPTTLLLNNAASTSNASGTYTYASGATYNSATGVVTFPSAALYLPKQGLSTVNTIQFVAPDVTLLNAVANVTTSGTDLNLANNSAQVITPLSNNSNLPTLDLITTIASTGSTTVGGSRTYSVTTTNSTGASVTATNVTQTLVLPAGLTTNGGTVATTNGGVYNNLTGVVTFTVGNLGASAVTNSATFTLPAGPSGSDNPSYSLVATASSFTANPETNVNNNTATNSTTIGAKYDLAATISGPAAAPAGSTVNYAVTLSNNGPSQATAVTGSVTLPAGVTSYTLTGPTGTATTITGSGTVNIRASANLLAGVTELYQISFTAPASTFTVSSGIATTGGVAETDVAPNTASVTTSVNLAPVASDIVNTLQGPRGNTAGALALSPLSAVDTDAGSIASYTITSLPTAAMGVLYYNGSPATLAAGLVTDATKLSFVPASGFVGDATFTYTATDNGNGNATYALTSAPARYTIPVSQDINSFYATTPTKGGTNKYVTSDVLAYVIDPNAAVYTSSRTVYNSAGGTTATILQGVNGVASAVAATSGNGPAANGSYPANPTNVLPAGVSLDPATGLIYVSNAALLANNPTARFYQINVITTDLKGGINTVTAQFTIGAYPLPVVLTAFTATAVQNRDALLTWTTASEQNSDHFEVERSLEGTNFSKIAELAAQGTTATTTGYTYTDASIAARTHGTAYYRLRQVDLDGSASYSPVRAVSFTKAATVALALYPNPASASTTLDLSQLPATGTYQVSLLDATGRQVLAATLAGGQLQPLSLASLATGIYHVVVTGTLADGSVLRQVLQLSKE from the coding sequence ATGAAAATTTCAAGTTTACTCATCTTTTTACTCGCGTGGGCAGCGGCGTTACTGCACCCTGGCGGGGCCCAGGCTCAAAGCGCGGGGGGGGCATTTTCCTGCGATGGCACCTTTTATCAGGTGCGCCAGTCGGGAAACGGTGCCACGGCATTTTCAGTGCTTTACCGCGTAGACCGCTCTACGAGCACATATACTACTAACCCAATTACGGGTGGTACTTATGGCACTACCGGCACGCTAAGCGTAAGCGGCACCAACATCGTAGTTAACGGCTTAGCTTACAATTCACAAGACGGCTTCTTATATGCCCTGACGTATCCGGCCGACAATGGTACGCCTACAGTAGTGCCGCACCTCTACAAGATGGGTTTGGGTGGAGTGCAGGACCTGGGCGCTACCAACCTGCCTATCGCGCAGTTTGCTACCGGCTCGTTTGATAAAACCGGGCACTACTACGTAACTACCCGCAACTCAGCAGATGCCACTTATCGGGGTAACGTGTATCGCTTCGACCTTAATAGCTCGAATGCTACGCCCCTGAATGCGGCCACACTGCTCATGAAAAACGCTACGGGTGGCACGGTAACTACCACCGCTACCGAAGACTACTTCGACATAGCGTACAACCCTAGCGACAACAAGCTCTACGGCACCTTTGCCGATAACGTTATTTACCGTCTCGACCTGCACGATGCGGCGGGCAACCCAACCACCGGCAACACCTCGACCACTGTACCTACTACCGCGTGGATAACGCAGATAGGTACCACGGCGGGTACCCAAGCCATTGGCACGTCATTTTTCGATATTTCCGGCCGCCTGTTTGCTTATGCCAACGGTACCGTTGGTACGGCTGGCTCCGGCAGCTTTTATATCGTTAACCTTGCCAGCGGAGCCTATACCAAGCTTAGCTCGATTGACCCGGTAAGTAACTCCGACGGGGCTAGTTGCATCAACCCCAACCAGCGCATAGATGTGACGAAAGAGCTGACAAACGTAGTAGCTGTTAGTGCTACTACGTTTGATGTCACTTATACCATTCGGGTGCGCAACACGGGGACGGTTACGGACGATAACGTACAGGTGAGTGACTTTCTCAGTGGCACTGGTGCTACTACAGCCAATACTACTTTCCCGACCGCTACCTCAACCACTATTACGTCGGCGCCAGTAGTAACCAACCTCGATGGCAGCAGCCTGGCTGCCAATACTACGACTCCCTTCACCGGCAAAACCGGCGCCGCTTCGCTGCTCAGCGGCACCCAGCCCCTGACGGCAGGCCAGCGGGCAGTAATCACGTACACTGTGCGGGTAGTATTTCCGGCCGGTAATGTACCCTCTACTCCTCAGAACAATACTGCTTATGCTACCAGCACGAGTGGCACCAGTAACGACGGCTATACCCAAGCCGCAGCCGATGGCTCGCTAGTAACGCCGAATGCTTTAGAAGCCAACGATGCCTCGACAAACTCGTCGACTTTCCCGGCGCTACGGGCCGACCTCAATGATGTAGGAGATACACCCTCGCCGACGCAGCTGGTATTTGCTCCCAGCATTTCAGGCACCGTATTTGAAGACCCAAACTATGGTGGAGGCCTGGGCCGCAGCCAGAATAATGCCGTAGGCATTGGCCGCAGCGGTGCCCGCGTAGAGCTGTACACTGTTAACGCAGGCATAGCTACTTATAATTCTTTCCAGACCACTACCGCTGATGGCAGCTACGCCTTTACGGGCCTCACGGCCGGGGCAAGCTACGTGGTGCGGGTAGTTAACAGCACCGTCACCAGCAGCCGCGGCACGGGTGGGCTGGCCGTTCAAACCTACCGGACGAAAGTAACCGCCGCTACTGGCACAACCCCCGACCCTAGCCGGGTGGGCGGTGAAGACCCCGCCCGGGGCGATGCCGCGCAAGGCAGTACCGGCTCCACCTTTACCTTACTCACTACCCCCACTGTCGGGGCTACCATAGGCACTATTCCTGAAAGCCAGGCGCCCATTACGCTTTCCGTCACCAGCTCACCGGCCGTCAACGTAGACTTTGGCTACAACTTCGACCTTGTGGTAAACACCAACGACGCGGGCCAGGGCTCCCTGCGTCAGTTTATTACCAATAGCAATGCGCTAGGTGGCGAAAGCGCACTGGCTCAGGTATATACGGCTACCTCGGGTGCTACCACCCCCCTAACGAGCGGCGTGGAGACCAGTATTTTCATGCTTACTGATGGGCAGGCCCATGCTGGTCAGCTAGCTGGGTTTACCAGCCAACTCACTAGTGGGGTAGCCAAAATCACCCCCGCCACGGCTCTACCGGCCATTAGCGGTCCTAATACAGCTATTGATGGCACCACGCAACTGCGTGATATCGGCAACACCAACACGGCCACCTTGGGCACGGGCGGCACAGTGGGCACCACCGGCACGGCGCTGGCGCAACTCAGCGGCCCGGAAGTGCAGCTGACCGGCACCTCGGCCGTTGCCTTTGGCCTCGATATTGCCAGCACGGGCACCGGCACCCTTGTACAGGGGCTGGCTATCTACGGCTTTGGCAACGCGCTCGACAGCAACAACGGCGCTAACATCCGCAGTGCAGCCAACAGCGTCACCATCACCCAGAATGCGCTGGGCACCACGGCTACGGCATTTGCTGCCCCACCAACTGCCAACAACGCTGACAACGTACGCCTGACGGGCGGCACCAGCGGCGTAGTAGTGAGCAATAACCTGATTGGCTTCTCCAACAGCAAGGGTATTTCGATTAACGCAGGCGTTACCAACGTGAGTGTAACGGGCAACGAGGTACGCAGCAACGGCCTGGGCGGTGCCAACTATGACGGCGTAGATATTCAGGGCAGCAGCGCCACGGTCACCAACAACCTGTTTACCGGCACTTCGGGCCAGGGTATCGACGGCTATCGCTCGCCAGGCAGCAACTCCATATCGGGCAATACCATCAGTGATAATGGTCGTGGCACGGCTACCCTGGCCCCCGGCGAAACACCCGGCGTACGCATCTACGGTGCGGGCAACACCATTACTCAGAACATTATCTCTGGTAACTACGGCGCCGGCATTATGCTGGAAGGGGCAACGAATGGTGGCGCAACCGCTGCCGCGAGTACAACGGCCATCAGCCAGAATGCCATTTACAATAACGGTAACGTGCTTGCCCGCAACGGGAACGCCGCCACCGGTCAGGTTGGTATCGACCTGGAAGCCACCGGCGACAACGAGCCAGCTGGTACTTCGCCATTTGTGACGCTGAACAGCACCACCACTACAGGTGCCAACGGCCTGCTCAACTACCCCATTCTGCGCGGAGCCACCGTAACGGGCAGCAACCTCGTCGTAACGGGCTACTCGAAAGCCGGGGCTACCATCGAGCTTTTCATCGCGCAGCCTAACCCGAGCGCAGTTAATGCTACGGGCGCCAACTTCGGCCAGGGCAAAACCTACCTGCTTACCCTTACTGAAGGGGCTACCACGGGCATCGTGGATGCCAACGCGAGCACCAGCAACTACTCGGGCAACATCAACGGATTTAACCAGGGCTCGGGCACGGGAGCCAGTGCGTTCACCTTCAGCATTCCGCTGAGCAGCCTGCCGGCCGGTGTACTTACCAATGGTACCCTGGCTCCGGGCACGCTGCTTACCAGCACAGCCACCCTTGCCAACGCTACCTCGGAGTTTTCGGGCAACGTAGCTTCGAGCCAGCTGGTAGCCAACAACGTAACCAACATAGCAGTGCTGGCTTCGAGCGGGGCAGCAGTACTCAACCCCAACCTATCGGCAGTGACCGACGGGGCCGGCGTGACTATCAGCAGCTACTCGGTAACCGACCAGACCAACCTCAACGGTACGCTGCGCTACAACGGCGTGGCAGTTACGGCAGCCACCGTTATTACTGACCTGACCAAGCTGACCTATCAGCCTACGGCCGGCTTCTCGGGTACTGCCACGTTCTCGTATAATGCTATAGACAGCAACGGGGCCACTTCGAATATCGCTACGTACACTATTCCGGTAACGCCGGTGGCCGACGTTGCTACGGTATTTGCGGCTGGTAATCCCACGAGCGCAACGGCCAGCACTGCCTTGGCCTTCACCGTCAACTTTACTAACAATGGCCCGAGCACGGCGGCCGGCGTAACGCACTCGGTACAGCTACCAGCTGGCCTGGGCACCGTAACGGCCTCGAATGGTGGCAGCTACAACAATGCCACCGGCCTGGTAACGTATAGCCCCAGCTCAACCACGCTGGCCAGCGCGGCCAACCTGAACTCTGTTATCACCATTAATTCGGTACCAGCCGGCTTGTCATCGCTCACGGCCGTGTCGACTATCGGCACCACGTCGGCTGAAACAGTGACGACCAACAATACGGCTACCACGACCATTCCGGTAGCTCCCTCGTTTGACCTGGCCACGACCATCACTGGTCCGACCACCCTCACGGTGGGTGCGCTGGCCACTTACACCGTAACGACCAAAAACAACGGCCCTTCGCCCATTGGTATTCCGGCCGAAGGCAGCACCGCTGCTACCGGCGCGGTGCAAACCGTGAAGCTGCCAACTAACCTCATCGGCGTATTTGCCACCAATGGCGGCACGTATGATAAAACAACGGGCATCGTTACCTTCCCCGACGTGGCGCTGGCCAGCGGCCAGACCGTGGCCAACACGGTGAGCTTCAGCGTAGGGGCGGCTACTACGTTTGCCGTGCAGGCTCTCGTGGCTAAAACCAGCACCCTTACCGGTACCGACACCAACGCGGCCAACGATTCGGCTTACCTGAATGGCAACGCCAGCGCTACCAACACGGTGGCTACCGGCACCGCCCCAGCTGCCCCAACTGCCGCTACTCCCAATACCAGCGCCAACGTGTATGTTACCATCGCGGGCCCAGCCCAGGTAACGGGCGGCGCCACCGCCACCTATACCGTAACGCAGGGCAACAGTGGCCCGCTCGATGCCAGTGGCGTGCAAACGCAGGTAGCGCTGCCTACGGGCCTCGCCGCCATGACTCTGACGGTCGATAACGGCACCCTCGTAAACGGCACTCTTTCGGCTGGAGTCATCAGCTTTGGTGCTGCCGGCACGTACACCCAGGCTACCGGCATTCTGCAGCTAGCCGCGCTCACGGCAGCGCAGGGCCCGGCTACTGCGGCGCAAAAAACCTACCAGATTGGCTTCCCGGCTCCCACTACGCTGCCCAACTACACGGCTGCTGCCAGTGTAAGCTCGACTACTGCCGATATCATGCCTTCGGACAACGTGGCAATGACCCAGACCGAGGTGAAGCCGGTTACCGACGTGGTAATTGCCCTGAACAATGTGAGTCTGACTGCCAGCGGCACCGCCTACGTTGACGACGCAAGCCACAACCTGACGGCCGGCCAAACGATAAGCTATGCGGTGCAGGCCACCAATGCTTCGACCGTAGCGGCCCGCAATGTGCAGCAGACTGTGGCGCTCGCGCCCACACTCGATGCCACTACGCTGCGCGTGAATGGCGCAGCCGGCACACTCAGCGGCAGCCTGTACAGCTTCACGGGCGGGGCTACTTATAACGCTGGCACCGGCGTAGTGACTTTGCCAGCCATCCCAGAGCTGGTGGGCGGTGCCACCCAGGCTACTTCGGTCAGCTTTACCATTCCGGCTCCCAATACCTCGGGTATTTTCACTATGCCGGCGCAAGCCAGCATCTCGACCAGTACGCCCGAATCGAACACGGCCAACAATGCGGCAGCGCTGTCGACGCGCATCGCCTCGGCGCAGGACGTAGCCGTGAACCTCAGTGGCCCGGCCCAGGCCACTATCGGCAACCCTGTGCTGTATACTGTAGCTACGACCAACAACGGCCCCGCAGCCAACGGGACGCAAACCACAACGGTAACGCTGCCCTTCGACCTCGACCCCACTACCCTGCTGCTTAACAATGCGGCCAGCACCAGCAACGCCTCGGGCACGTATACTTATGCTTCCGGAGCTACCTACAACTCGGCTACAGGGGTAGTGACCTTCCCGAGCGCCGCGCTGTACCTGCCCAAGCAGGGCCTGAGCACGGTAAACACCATCCAGTTTGTGGCTCCCGACGTCACCTTGCTCAATGCCGTGGCTAACGTTACCACATCGGGCACTGACCTGAACCTGGCCAACAACTCGGCTCAGGTTATCACGCCGCTCAGCAACAACAGCAACCTGCCCACGCTCGACCTGATAACGACTATCGCCTCAACCGGCAGCACGACGGTTGGCGGCAGCCGCACCTATAGCGTCACGACTACCAACAGCACGGGGGCCAGCGTTACGGCTACCAACGTAACGCAAACCCTGGTGCTGCCAGCCGGCCTTACCACCAACGGCGGTACGGTAGCAACGACCAATGGCGGCGTATACAACAACCTCACCGGCGTAGTTACCTTCACGGTAGGCAACCTGGGTGCCAGTGCCGTTACAAACTCGGCCACCTTCACGCTGCCGGCCGGCCCGTCGGGGTCCGACAACCCCAGCTACTCGCTGGTGGCTACGGCTTCTTCGTTCACCGCAAACCCGGAAACGAACGTGAACAACAATACGGCGACGAACTCTACCACTATTGGCGCTAAATACGACCTGGCCGCTACCATCAGCGGTCCGGCTGCGGCCCCGGCCGGCTCCACGGTAAACTACGCCGTAACGCTGTCGAACAATGGTCCCTCGCAGGCTACCGCCGTTACGGGCTCCGTAACGCTGCCGGCCGGGGTAACCTCGTACACTCTTACCGGCCCCACCGGCACCGCTACCACTATCACTGGCAGCGGCACGGTTAACATCCGGGCTTCGGCCAACCTGCTGGCGGGCGTAACCGAGCTGTATCAAATCAGCTTTACGGCCCCGGCTTCTACGTTCACGGTAAGCTCAGGCATCGCCACTACGGGCGGGGTAGCAGAAACGGATGTGGCCCCCAACACGGCCAGCGTAACTACCAGCGTTAACCTGGCCCCCGTGGCTTCGGACATCGTAAACACGCTGCAAGGCCCGCGCGGCAATACGGCCGGTGCACTGGCCCTGAGCCCGCTCAGCGCTGTTGATACAGACGCCGGCAGCATTGCCAGCTACACCATCACCAGCCTGCCCACGGCAGCTATGGGCGTGCTCTACTACAATGGCTCACCGGCTACCCTGGCGGCCGGCCTGGTTACGGATGCTACCAAGCTGAGCTTTGTCCCGGCCAGCGGCTTCGTAGGGGATGCTACGTTCACGTACACCGCGACCGACAATGGCAATGGCAACGCTACCTATGCGCTGACTTCGGCTCCCGCTCGCTATACCATTCCGGTAAGCCAGGACATCAACTCATTCTACGCTACTACGCCCACCAAAGGAGGCACCAACAAGTATGTAACTTCCGACGTGCTTGCGTATGTAATTGACCCCAATGCTGCTGTTTACACGAGCAGCCGCACGGTGTACAATTCGGCTGGCGGTACTACGGCCACCATTCTGCAAGGCGTCAATGGTGTTGCCAGCGCGGTAGCGGCTACGTCGGGCAACGGCCCGGCCGCCAACGGCTCTTACCCGGCCAACCCCACCAACGTGCTGCCGGCCGGCGTAAGCCTTGACCCTGCTACTGGCCTGATTTACGTGAGCAACGCCGCCCTGCTGGCCAACAACCCCACGGCGCGGTTCTACCAGATTAACGTAATCACGACTGACCTGAAAGGCGGCATCAACACAGTAACGGCTCAGTTCACCATCGGGGCGTATCCGCTGCCGGTTGTGCTGACGGCCTTCACCGCCACTGCCGTGCAGAACCGCGATGCACTGCTGACCTGGACCACCGCCTCGGAGCAGAACAGCGACCACTTTGAGGTTGAGCGCAGCCTCGAAGGCACGAACTTCAGCAAAATAGCGGAGCTGGCTGCCCAGGGTACCACGGCCACTACCACCGGCTATACCTATACCGATGCCAGCATCGCGGCCCGTACGCACGGCACGGCTTATTATCGCCTGCGGCAGGTAGACCTCGATGGCTCCGCCTCCTACTCACCGGTTCGGGCAGTGAGCTTCACCAAAGCTGCCACGGTGGCGCTGGCCCTGTACCCCAACCCGGCATCTGCCAGCACCACCCTCGACCTGAGCCAGCTGCCCGCTACCGGTACCTACCAGGTATCGCTGCTGGACGCCACCGGGCGCCAGGTGCTGGCAGCCACGCTGGCTGGTGGCCAGCTTCAGCCCCTGAGCCTGGCAAGCCTCGCGACCGGTATCTACCATGTAGTAGTCACCGGTACCCTGGCCGATGGCTCCGTGTTGCGCCAGGTGCTGCAATTGAGTAAAGAATAG